A region of the Cumulibacter manganitolerans genome:
CGGTCACGCGGTGAGTCGGTGCTCGACGTCGCGCCGTTCGCGCACGCCGCCGCGGGGGATGCTGCGCCCGGGGACGGTGCGTTGCTGTGGGACGAGGCCGAGGACGTGAGCGGCGGCAGCTATCTGTGGGCGGCCGGGGAGGCGGGGCTGGTCAGGGCGGTGCGCGCGGCGGCGAAGCGGACCGGCGTGGACCGGGGGGCGGCGTCCTTCATGGGGTACTGGCGCAGGGGAGCGGTGTCGGCGTGAACCGCGGGCTCAGGCGGGGTTCTTGTCGTCGCGGTTCTTGCCGATGCGCCGGCCCAGCTCGCGCAGGAACTCGGGGTCGTCGTCGGGGGCGACCGCCTTGGTGGGCGCGGTGGGACGCCGCGTGATGACCGAGCGGTGGGCAGGCCGAGGGACGTCGCCGTGGTCGTCGTCGCGGCGTGAGACCTCGTTGTCCAGGAAGCGCCACATCCACACGATGACGGCGATGGCGATCACGGCTGCGAGCAGCGGAAACATGGCGGCCCCCTAAGTGAACTTCTCCACTCAACTGTAGTCGGGTCGTACAGTTGGCGGTGCCCGGAATCCTACGGAGGAGCGTGTGTGGACGACGTCGACCGCAAGATCATCCAGGTGCTTCGGGAGGCCGGACGGACGAGCTACGTAGCGCTCGGCAAGGAGGTGGGCTTGTCGTCACCGGCGGTGCACGAGCGGGTCAACAAGCTGGAGGCCCAAGGGGTGATCACCGGGTATCACGCCTCGGTGGACCCGACGGCGATCGGTCTGGGCGTGACGGCGCTGGTCGGCATCTACACCGGCGGAAGCGGTGACGAGAGCGTCCTGCTGGAAGAGCTGCGCAAGATGCCCGAGATCGAGGACTGCATGTACGTCGCGGGTGACGAGTCGTACTTCGTGAAGATCCGGGTCACCGACATGCTGGCGCTCGAGCGGCTGCTGCTGGCGATCGGGGAGCTCAAGGGCGTCACCCGCACGCGCACCACCATCGCGATCTCCACCAAGTGGGAGGGCCGCGCCGGCGGCAAGAGCGGCCTGGACGCCGACGTCGACGACTCCGAGTAGCCGAGCGGGTGTGCTGAAGGCAACGGGCCGGCACGAGCCCGCGGTGCGATAATCGTCTGATGACCAAGAAGCCCGAGGCCCCCGCTGCGAAGCTGCCCAAGCGGCAGCCCGCCGCGTCGCTGGCGGCGGCGTACTTCGTGGCCCGGCTCGGCGTGTTCCTCGCGATCTTGGCGATCTTCTGGGTGATCGGGTTCCGCGGCCTGCCGGGCGCGCTCGCCGCGGCCATCCTGTCGATCCCGGTGTCGTTCTTCACGCTCGGACGGATGCGCCAGAGCGTCGCGATCCGCATGGACGAGCGTCGCGCCGAGCAGCAGAGCATCAAGGACGAGTTCCGCGACGCCGGCAAGACCGACAAGCCGTAGCCAGCCCCAGGCCCCGAGCGGCCTCTTCCACGCTCGTCGAGCGGCCCCTCCCACGGTCGTCGAGCGGCCTCTTCCACGGTCGTCGAGCGAGCCCCCCCCCACAGTCGTCGAGCGACCCCTCTCCCACGGTCGTCGAGCGGCCTCTTCCACGCTCGTCGAGCGGCCTCTTCCACGGTCGTCGAGCGAGCCGGAGCGCTAGCGGAGGCGACGTCGAGACGTCGCAAGCTCCAGGGCGGCCGCGCGGTCCGGCTTGCCGATTCCCTTGTATGGCAGCGCATCGAGCGTGATCACCTCGCGGGGTAGCTCGTGATCGGCGAGCCGGCCGCGCAGCGCGTCGCGCACCTCGTCGAGCGGCAGCGTCGCATCGGAGGCGGGGACGACGAGGGCTACGACGCGCTGGCCCCAGTTGTCGTCCGGGACGCCGACCACGATGGTGTCGGCCACGGCGGGCAGGGCGCGCAGCGCCTGCTCGACCCGGAGCGGCGCGACCTTCTTGGCGCCGGTGTTGATGATGTCGTCGGCGCGGCCGACGATGCGCAGCCTGCCGTCGACGATCTCGCCGAGGTCGGACGTGGTGAAGGTGCGGCCGTCGAAGGGGTCCGGATCCGGGGCCTGCAGGTAGCCGAGGGCCACGAGATCACCGGTGAGCCGCACGACGCCGTCGTCGCCGGTGCCGATCTCGACGCCGTCGAGCGGGACGCCGTCGTACACGCAGCCGCCGCCGGTCTCGCTCATGCCGTACGTCGTGACGACGGTGGCTCCGGCGTCCCGCGAGCGGGAGAGCAGTTGCGGGTCGGCGGCCGCGCCCCCGAGCAGGATGGCGTCGAAGCGGGTGAGCGCCTCGCGTGCCGGTGAGTCGAGCAGTCGCTGCAGCTGGGTGGGGACTAGCGAGACGTAGCGGCGGGCGGCGGTGGGCCGGGCGGCCGCGGCCGCGAAGTCGTCGGCGAACGACGGACCTCCGGCCGGCGCGACGACGGGCGCCGTGCCGGCCACCTTGGCGCGCAGGACGACCTGGATGCCGGCGATGTGGTTGATCCCCAGGCACAGCAACCACGCGCCGTGGCCGCCGACGCGGGTCGCGGTGGAGTTGATCGAGGCCAGCAGCGTGGCGCGGGAGTGCAGGACGACCTTCGGGGTGCCGGTCGATCCGGTAGTGGCGACGGCAAGGACCGCGTCGTCCGGCACGGCCCGGCCGCTGACCTCCGATGCCAGGCGGTCACCCTCGGGCCCGGCGGGAACCGGCAGGAGGCAACCGCCGCGGTGGTCGTCGTCCAGCACGCGGCCGAGTGCCGCGACCTGCGCCGACGTGGGGATCGGGTCGACGACCAGCGGCTCGATGCGGCGCACCGGCTAGAAGTGGTAGGGGAAGGCGGACCAGTCGGGATCGCGCTTCTGCAGGAACGAGTCGCGGCCTTCGGCGGCCTCGTCGGTCATATAGCCGAGGCGGGTGGCCTCGCCGGCGAAGACCTGCTGGCCCATGAGGCCGTCGTCGATCATGTTGAAGGCGAACTTGAGCATCCGCTGCGCGGTGGGGGACTTGCGGGTGATCTCCCGGCCCCACTCGAGCGCGACCTTCTCGAGCTCGGCGTGCGGGACGACCTTGTTGACCATGCCCATCCGGTGCGCGTCCTCGGCGGAGTACTCCGAGCCGAGGAAGAAGATCTCGCGGGCGAACTTCTGGCCGACCTGGCGGGCGAGGTACGCCGAGCCGTAGCCGGCGTCGAACGACGCGACATCGGCGTCCGTCTGCTTGAACTTGCCGTGCTCGGCGGAGGCGAGGGTGAGGTCGCAGACGACGTGCAGCGAGTGGCCGCCGCCGGCGACCCAGCCGGTCGCGACGCAGATGACGACCTTGGGCATGGTGCGGATCAGCCGCTGCACCTCGAGGATGTGCAGGCGGCCGGCGCGGGCCGGGTCGATGGAGTCGCTGGTGGTGCCCTCGGCGTACTTGTAGCCGTCCTTGCCGCGGATCCGCTGGTCGCCGCCGGAGCAGAACGCCCAGCCGCCGTCCTTCGGTGACGGGCCGTTGCCGGTGAGGATCACGGCGCCGACGTCGGTCGACATGCGCGCGTGGTCGAGCGCGCGGTACAGCTCGTCGACGGTGTTCGGGCGGAAAGCGTTGCGCACCTCGGGCCGGTTGAACGCGATGCGGACGACGCCCCGCGACTTGGCCTCCGCGTCACCGACGCTGCGGTGGTAGGTGATGTCGGTGAAGTCGAAACCGGCCACCTCTTCCCAGGACGACGGGTCGAAGATCTCGGAGACGGGGTTGCTCGCAGCGTTGTCGGTCACGGTCCGAGTCTACGAAGTCGCGGGCCTAGGTCAGTTCTGTGGTGCCGGTGATGGGGTTGGTCCAGTGGATGTGGCCGGTCTCGAGCATGTGCGGTTGCCAGTGCAGCTGGTGCTTGGCGCGGTGGTGGCGGCGGCACAGGACGTGCAGGTTCGCCGGGACGGTCTGGCCGTCGGGTGGTTGGTCGTCGCGGTAGGGCTGGAGGTGGTCGAGGTCGGTGCCGGGGCCGGCGGGCCGGTGGCAGCCGGGGAATCGGCAGGTGCCGTCGCGGGCGGCGATCGCGGTGCGCAGTCGTTCGGAGGGTCGTCGGCGTCCGACGTCGAGCGGTTGTCCGGTGAGCGGGTCGGTGAGGATGCGTTGCAGGTCGGCCCACGGCAGCAGCCGTGCGGCCATGCTCGACGGGACCTCGCCGACGCCGCGCAGCCGCACCGGCCGGCCGTCGGGGTCGGTGAGGGCGTCGAGGGGGACGTCGAGGGTGATGGTGGCCGGCGGCAGGTCCGGGAGGGTGAGGTCGAGGCTCGCGGCGAGCGTCTTGATCGCCTCCCACGCGGCGCGGGCGTCGGTGTACTGGTCCTCGTCGTCGATGAGCGCGTACTGGCCGTCGTCGTCCCACTCGGCGCTGGTGGCGGGCGGCCGGTCGGGGTCGTCGTTGTGGTTGCCGAAGAGGGCGATGGGTCCGGTGAACAGGGTCAGGAACGCGTCCAGCTTGCGTTGGGTCTCGGTGCGCGGGTCGTCGGGGTGGGCGTGTGCGCGGGCGAGGTCGGTGAGCAGGCGGTCCAGGGCGGTGGCGTAGGTGGCGGGCATCGAGGCGAACAGGGCGGTCATGCCGTCCGGGCCGGTCG
Encoded here:
- a CDS encoding HNH endonuclease signature motif containing protein — translated: MTAIGWVSTAGDDEHRERARATAPSPAQRVVGGVIARALDLADTLDPGDGAGYAAAIAGLDVLESLASAVEAAKARLIVEAHAHAHQMLARDDVTPGQRRTHPDGTTESVLSRTQITAIDVATTLKVTTGCATAKVEDAVRLVRHLPGVLARLEDGTLTGYQATYRIARACTDLSPDQLATLDEQLCERSFTPGTATGPGAHRARTTNLGRWLDAARAAAGAPTDTTRTRRSGFAGRRLDFGPTGPDGMTALFASMPATYATALDRLLTDLARAHAHPDDPRTETQRKLDAFLTLFTGPIALFGNHNDDPDRPPATSAEWDDDGQYALIDDEDQYTDARAAWEAIKTLAASLDLTLPDLPPATITLDVPLDALTDPDGRPVRLRGVGEVPSSMAARLLPWADLQRILTDPLTGQPLDVGRRRPSERLRTAIAARDGTCRFPGCHRPAGPGTDLDHLQPYRDDQPPDGQTVPANLHVLCRRHHRAKHQLHWQPHMLETGHIHWTNPITGTTELT
- a CDS encoding Lrp/AsnC family transcriptional regulator — protein: MDDVDRKIIQVLREAGRTSYVALGKEVGLSSPAVHERVNKLEAQGVITGYHASVDPTAIGLGVTALVGIYTGGSGDESVLLEELRKMPEIEDCMYVAGDESYFVKIRVTDMLALERLLLAIGELKGVTRTRTTIAISTKWEGRAGGKSGLDADVDDSE
- a CDS encoding 1,4-dihydroxy-2-naphthoyl-CoA synthase; translated protein: MTDNAASNPVSEIFDPSSWEEVAGFDFTDITYHRSVGDAEAKSRGVVRIAFNRPEVRNAFRPNTVDELYRALDHARMSTDVGAVILTGNGPSPKDGGWAFCSGGDQRIRGKDGYKYAEGTTSDSIDPARAGRLHILEVQRLIRTMPKVVICVATGWVAGGGHSLHVVCDLTLASAEHGKFKQTDADVASFDAGYGSAYLARQVGQKFAREIFFLGSEYSAEDAHRMGMVNKVVPHAELEKVALEWGREITRKSPTAQRMLKFAFNMIDDGLMGQQVFAGEATRLGYMTDEAAEGRDSFLQKRDPDWSAFPYHF
- a CDS encoding AMP-binding protein translates to MRRIEPLVVDPIPTSAQVAALGRVLDDDHRGGCLLPVPAGPEGDRLASEVSGRAVPDDAVLAVATTGSTGTPKVVLHSRATLLASINSTATRVGGHGAWLLCLGINHIAGIQVVLRAKVAGTAPVVAPAGGPSFADDFAAAAARPTAARRYVSLVPTQLQRLLDSPAREALTRFDAILLGGAAADPQLLSRSRDAGATVVTTYGMSETGGGCVYDGVPLDGVEIGTGDDGVVRLTGDLVALGYLQAPDPDPFDGRTFTTSDLGEIVDGRLRIVGRADDIINTGAKKVAPLRVEQALRALPAVADTIVVGVPDDNWGQRVVALVVPASDATLPLDEVRDALRGRLADHELPREVITLDALPYKGIGKPDRAAALELATSRRRLR
- a CDS encoding DUF4229 domain-containing protein; the encoded protein is MTKKPEAPAAKLPKRQPAASLAAAYFVARLGVFLAILAIFWVIGFRGLPGALAAAILSIPVSFFTLGRMRQSVAIRMDERRAEQQSIKDEFRDAGKTDKP